One window from the genome of Amaranthus tricolor cultivar Red isolate AtriRed21 chromosome 9, ASM2621246v1, whole genome shotgun sequence encodes:
- the LOC130823262 gene encoding uncharacterized protein LOC130823262: MPPLSSKRLRQRSSNKELLELVMELAEERKSKSKSTAETSSSMSKRISQNKPPTYSRAGEPASLESWWREFDKLFNVVQCPENLRVDQAAFYLQEEADYWWSNARDRVISDPDNPLSWKEFKTLIREKSYPPHIRKQNSNEFARLEMGEMTVDEYYKKFMEYIKYCPDDVPTEEKKMQRFELGLVNEVQFHIDSDRYTTLDAMYQRAAQVGSLIKMGKGKRPEMSSVAATSGEKRKESFIQQNNFLNNKRHQNFNDQHLGNGRNGKPQLGGSNDRKVIKDRHGKERVFFCAKCPNNHPGRDCNGNLVECKYCGKLGHREYESFVKHGHPAQQHSGPQNSRLGNFGNNKNGNDHSGRKQNH, encoded by the coding sequence ATGCCTCCTCTATCTAGCAAGCGTTTGAGACAGCGCTCTTCTAACAAGGAACTACTTGAGCTAGTTATGGAATTGGCTGAGGAGCGGAAGTCAAAGTCCAAGTCAACCGCAGAGACATCTTCCTCTATGAGCAAGAGGATCTCTCAGAATAAACCTCCAACGTACTCAAGAGCTGGGGAACCTGCATCTTTAGAAAGTTGGTGGCGAGAGTTTGATAAACTTTTCAACGTGGTGCAATGCCCTGAGAACTTGAGGGTAGACCAGGCTGCATTCTACCTTCAAGAAGAGGCAGACTATTGGTGGTCAAACGCAAGAGATAGAGTGATTAGTGATCCCGATAATCCGCTGAGTTGGAAAGAATTCAAGACACTGATTCGAGAAAAGTCTTACCCACCACATATCAGGAAGCAAAACTCGAATGAATTTGCTAGGCTTGAGATGGGCGAGATGACCGTGGATGAATACTACAAGAAATTCATGGAATATATCAAATACTGCCCTGATGACGTCCCCACcgaagaaaagaagatgcaaagGTTCGAGTTGGGATTGGTGAATGAAGTGCAATTTCACATCGATAGCGACAGATACACCACTTTAGACGCTATGTACCAAAGAGCTGCACAAGTTGGGAGCTTGATTAAGATGGGCAAAGGAAAAAGGCCTGAGATGAGTAGTGTGGCAGCCACCAGTGGGGAGAAAAGGAAGGAGAGCTTTATTCAGCAAAACAACTTCCTTAACAACAAGAGACATCAAAACTTCAATGACCAACACCTCGGGAATGGTAGAAATGGCAAGCCTCAGCTGGGAGGTTCCAATGATCGAAAGGTGATCAAGGATCGTCATGGCAAGGAGAGGGTCTTCTTCTGCGCCAAGTGTCCCAACAATCACCCAGGGAGAGACTGCAATGGAAATCTCGTGGAATGCAAATACTGTGGCAAGCTGGGACACCGAGAATATGAATCTTTTGTAAAGCATGGACATCCAGCTCAACAACATAGTGGTCCACAAAACTCCAGACTGGGAAATTTCGGAAATAACAAGAATGGGAACGATCACAGTGGTAGGAAGCAAAACCATTAG